Sequence from the Megalops cyprinoides isolate fMegCyp1 chromosome 4, fMegCyp1.pri, whole genome shotgun sequence genome:
AAGCTGCATGATACTGATGAGCACGTACAGCTACATTTTTAAACTTGAGCAGCAACGAATGAGCAGCTGTGCATTTTGTTTCGACCCAGCGAACAGAAATCAGTCAAGTTTGAATTGAAAAGAAGATTGCAGAGGAAGGGGCGAAACGTCgttattttgaaaattgaagAGAAATTAAATTCGTTATGTTCAAGATAAGAGAATGTGTTTCCATAAATATTGTTTGTGTGGATAATGAGGCCGGAGGGTTGGCGTGGTGATACACATGAGCTCCCTGTCTTATAGTATCCTATTTCATATTGTGTATGAGTCACTTTAAGGGAATGGTCACCGGGAACGATGTGTCCATGTAAAGGTTAATTTGTAGTTTGTACAGAgtaaatattttgcaatgaGGTGTGAGGATTATTACAACTCCATAATGGGATTGTTATGCATCAAACTAACTTGCTTGTGTATTTATAAAGTGTGCAATTAGAAAATGCTGCATATTGCAATTTCAATACTTACTATCAAAAGGTGCCtgatgcatatgtatgcattgGTTTGCTTACCTCTGAATTTGCAGCAACAACTGTGTGTTAAAAGTGACCTTGAAGTTGTAAAACCCAGGTAACAGTAATTGTCAACATCTCCTTCCTTATACACCAGTGTAGTTTTGTTCTAGGAAGACGAGTCTAATGGCATACCTGATGATATACCCTTTGACATAGCTGTACTAGTGTCCTGTTGTACTCATTTAATTCAGTGTCAAGATTTAATGCCCAGACTGCCTGTTGCAGGAGAGTCCATGTAATGGTCAAACTACGATACTCAATTACTTGAGTCCCGGCAAGCCCCGTGCTCCCCTCCATGATAACTCCGTCTCGCTCCACCATGAAGGAAAGTTGCCTCCAAAGCGCACTGACCAGAATGATACCAAGAAGAAAGGAGAAGGTATATAACTCTTTAGCTCACAAATTGTGTCAGGTTTCTTGGGCTGTAAAAGGCCATTCCATCTGCTTTAGAACATATTTGGTCACACATCTTTATTGTAAAATCTGCTTCCCCTTTAGAATGAAACTCGTTTGATTGTATAATTACTGACAACCGGTTGTTATGCATCTTTGTAACGTCAGATTGATGCTGTAGCTAACAGGCAGCGTTTAAACTTGTGTGGATTGGTTTGTTTACCATGTAAGACTTGTCTGTGTGTCAGCTGATTTGAGTTAAGAGACCCCAAGAATAATTTCCTGTCTGTGAATGGCATCAGTGTTCACTGTCTGGCATCTTATGACACCACTTATTTACTTGAGAATCTATTATTTTCATTACTcatagtgggggggggggggggggctggtatGACATCAGGGGCTTTAATAAGGCCCAGTCTCTCTCAGGCCTGTCAGCTTCTCCACCTTAAAGAAGCTGGGTTTGTGTCTGGGTGTGAGCTGCATGATGTGACTGATGTTCCCGTGTCCCTTTGTGCCCATAGCCAGACTTGATGGGCATGCAAAGACCGAACTTGCCacgctggaggaggagggcagccCATGCCCCCCAAGTCAGACTGAAGTGCAGGCCAGTCCACGCCACAGTGAGGCAGCCTGCTTGGACTCTACTGCAGCCCCCAAGCTAGATAACAATGGCACCCACCGCCCCAACAAGGGTAGAGGGACCCACCGCAAGGCCAAAGAGAAGTCTACACAGAAACCGTGAGTGCACCGAAGTTCTGATGTAATTGGGAGTGTCCAATAAAGGGGTGGAACCTTTGTGCAGCATCCTTTGAGAACTGGCATGAATGCCAGTGGCTATTCAGATATCATGGTTTGTTACTACCtactttcattttctcccccccccccccccaagttctCTGGCTGGAATGTGTATAATTTTATTGCATGTACCATATTGCCATGAATTAAATTTGTTGCCTTAAAAGAGGATGGAACCACAAAGTTGGTTTCATTTGATTATAAACTAATTAGGTTGATGttgcaaacattttaatctcCGTCAGATCGACAGAGCAGAATATGAGCTTTGTTGGCGCCCTGAGACCATAGAGGCACCTTTGTTTTATGACAGCATTGCATATCTTTTCTTACAGAACAGAAAGCAACCATTCCCAGAACAGAAAAGTGACAGACTACTATCCAATCAGAAGAAGCTCCAGGAAAAGTAAAGCTGAACTGAAGGTCAGTACCAGGACTGGAGTGGGCCAGGGGTAGAATCCTACTCTACCATTGTAGCATGTTTTTCTAACCTCAGTACTGTAAGTTGCTTGTAAATGATTTGCATGATAACATGACAATCTGGAATTGGGCAAGGTTCAACATATTCATTAAGACAAGGGCTCCCCAATCACTTGTTGAGCAATTCACTTGTTTTGAGTGCACACTGAGCCCAATGACCTGAGTTCAAGTTAACTGGTACAAGATATAGCCAGATATGCATTATCCTCTACCTTGAAGTAGCGAAACCAAACTTCTTTGCAAGTATCATAAACCTTTGGCTCATTTTGATCCTCAATGAAGTCCTTCATTTTGGTGTGTTTAAATGAAGGATTCTGACTGGTAAAGGTGAATGAATTTTTGTTTGTCAAGTGTTAGGTCTTATTTAGTTATGATGTGGGGTTCTATGAATGTTGTCTAAACTAAATGCCTGTATCTTGGATGGACCAGAGGCACGGTTTTTGTGAATTCATATGTAGGCCTATGCATTTAACTTTATCATGCTGGCATTTCAGACTAGGTGATTTCATTTGCTGACCTTAAATCTCAAGCTTGTTTCTATCAACAGTGCGAAGAACAGCAGCGCATTGATGATTTGATACAAAAAGGGATTGAAGATGGACTGCAGGTAGCCCTTTGTCACTGCATTACAAAACTCAAAATTGCCGTTGTCCCAGTTTGCATCCATTCTCTGAATCTGAATTGATGTTGCCTGAAATGGGTATCTACCTCTGAAACCCCAACAGGTTAAATACATCGAAGAGAAGGGAAGAGGGGTGTTTGCGACCAGAAGCTTCCAGAAAGGACAGTTCGTAGTGGAGTACCATGGAGATCTCTTGCATATCAAGGATGCTAAGAAAAGAGAAGTGGAATATGCACAAAACCCTGCTACTGGCTGCTACATGTACTACTTCCAGTATCTCAGCAAAACATACTGGTGTGTGCCCCCCACTTTCACTGATGCTTACTGTGTATAGTGCTTCTgcgcatacagtcacacaggtgTGATTAGACTCATTAGCACTTTTGCACGTACAATCAATCTGTGATTAGAACAccagattggaaaaattctagctaatgttagctttgaggaaatggtgatttaacgttacaaagtatagcaaatgtggcagtgaaaactatgagaaggttaataacactaatgaaaacataaggaaCCATGTAACAACACGTGAGATGCACAGCATAAAGTGTGTcgcgtgcgaaagggttaagatgGTGATGGTCAAGTCAGGCTTTATGACCCATTTTTGGGTGTAAGCATCACACGCTGTAGAAGGCGTTTCACTTAACTTTTTGCTCTCTTCTCAAATACATCGGAGTGTGGTCAAATGGGGTAACTCGGGAGGAATATGGAGACATTATGGAGTCTTGCCAAAATGGTTTGGGCAGAAGGCATTGCTTCAGCTGGCTACGATAAGCCTCTTTTAGTTaataccatttttttccaaacaacaTCCAGCTGGCTACATTTTATACAGCCTGCTTTATTTGGTTATCTGGCAAGGCAGCTTGCTAGAATGTAGTTTTACCATTTATTAGTCCtgcttattttcatttgctgGATTTTCACTTGTTCGCTCAGAAATGTACAAGCTGGAATATGCAGCTATTGCTATACAACTTGCAGACCTTCCTTTGCTATTCCAGTCCATAGTAAAGGACAGTAAAATTGCATACAGCAGAAGTGTTGCAAATTCTGCAGTCATTTGATGATCATCAGTGCCATTCTATAGACTGCATATCATTTTTCAAGTGGCAGCACGCAAATCTACATGACAGGATGAGGAGTGGTTAAACTGCAATTGCAGGAATATAACTGGAGTCATGACACGAAACCAATGGAAATatgacaccccccacccccccggtcATTAATTGTTGGCACATGGCCTATGTAGTTGATGATGCTTCACTTGCCCAATACTGAAGACTTTGTGCTAAAGTGTTTTGCAAGTTCAGAGTAATCTGGGGAAAACAATGCATACTTTTGCATTTCCTTGGTGTTGGTGTTCAGGTGTATTATGAGCTGTGACAGACTTCTAAAACACGAGCTCCctctgttaaatgttaaatgcagGCCTTTTGTTGAACTCCTTGTCCTTTCTCTTCCAGTGTGGATGCAACTAAAGAAACCAATCGCTTGGGAAGACTGATTAACCACAGTAAAAATGGCAACTGCCAGACCAAACTTCATGACATAAATGGAATACCTCATCTTATTCTGGTGGCTTCCAGAGACATtgaagagggggaggagctgctgTATGATTACGGTGACCGCAGCAAAGCTTCCATCGCAGCCCACCCCTGGCTCAAATAttgatgtactttttttttttttttttttttttttggtttttttaaaaaataactttcagTGGATGTGATCTATGAAGGGAAAAATCAGCAATATTTCCtggttttaaaactgaaaattgccTTAGTAACAGGATGTGTTGTATGTTCTGGGTTTGATGACTATGCCATTTAGCAGGCAGTCTGAATTGCCCTCTATCAAtacttttaaatgtatttatatgaatGCTAGATTTCATAGCAtttcttttgtatattttgtgtaCCAGTAAGATAGTATTTCCAGAGCATGCAGGTGTAATTCAGAGGgttttatacatattttgtttttatattgtgtgGTAGTTATTTTATGCTTGGCAATAAATGATGGCACCACATTAGTTTCTGTCAGAAAGTTGATAtgcatgtaaaaa
This genomic interval carries:
- the kmt5ab gene encoding lysine methyltransferase 5Ab, whose amino-acid sequence is MGKGKKKVVTVTKVKPEDASDIKEKETKENHPKMNGESPCNGQTTILNYLSPGKPRAPLHDNSVSLHHEGKLPPKRTDQNDTKKKGEARLDGHAKTELATLEEEGSPCPPSQTEVQASPRHSEAACLDSTAAPKLDNNGTHRPNKGRGTHRKAKEKSTQKPTESNHSQNRKVTDYYPIRRSSRKSKAELKCEEQQRIDDLIQKGIEDGLQVKYIEEKGRGVFATRSFQKGQFVVEYHGDLLHIKDAKKREVEYAQNPATGCYMYYFQYLSKTYCVDATKETNRLGRLINHSKNGNCQTKLHDINGIPHLILVASRDIEEGEELLYDYGDRSKASIAAHPWLKY